From a single Candidatus Binataceae bacterium genomic region:
- a CDS encoding ATP-dependent helicase: protein MADKVIVLRSARKQTDESTFRIKYAELLNPSQLAAVTHRDGPILVIAGAGSGKTRTLIYRVARLIESGVPPGAILLLTFTRRAAQEMLRRVESLVGDRTRAVAGGTFHSFANLTLRQFGSAIGLKPNFTILDRSDMEDVVNLLRTRMGLGSRDRRFPKKGTITEAISMARNKRRELGEEIELDFPHLAEHRDDLVRLAAAYDGYKRERGLLDYDDLLYRLAELLEQHEGVRRRLGDTYRYIMIDEYQDTNLIQAELVRLLASTHRNVMAVGDDAQSIYSFRGANFRNIMDFPQIFPGARVVKLEQNYRSLQGILDVANEVISRAADKYTKVLSAERRGEFRPLLIRAQDEHMQSRFVAERVLELREQGVELGEIAVLFRSGFHSFDLELELQRRDIPFIKRGGFKFIETAHIKDVLAHLRVVLNPADAVSWLRALMLVPGVGHRRAERLIEEIVAAPEPERALMRAAESIGSAARPTGSGAAAAAAGRLAALLAELRRDSGARPADQIARTLEYYLPLMRESYPDDYPKRERDLEHFQTITERYRSLESMLADVALEPPSDSLGDVLAVEEDEGYLTLSTIHSAKGLEWRVVFLIWAADGRFPGPQSVGAEELEEERRLMYVAGTRARDELYISYPIYMFDRALGYTLGRVSRFLEDVSAEFLPTASLQESDEEPS from the coding sequence GTGGCCGACAAAGTGATCGTCTTGCGCTCGGCGCGCAAACAAACCGACGAGTCGACCTTCCGCATCAAGTACGCCGAGCTGCTCAATCCCTCGCAGCTCGCCGCGGTGACCCATCGCGACGGCCCGATCCTGGTGATCGCGGGCGCCGGCTCGGGCAAGACGCGAACGCTCATCTACCGCGTCGCCCGGCTTATCGAGAGCGGCGTGCCGCCGGGCGCAATCCTGCTGCTGACCTTCACCCGGCGCGCGGCGCAGGAGATGCTGCGGCGGGTCGAGTCGCTGGTGGGAGATCGCACGCGCGCGGTCGCCGGCGGCACCTTTCACTCGTTCGCCAACCTGACGCTGCGCCAGTTCGGCTCGGCGATCGGGCTTAAGCCCAACTTTACGATTCTCGACCGCTCCGACATGGAAGACGTGGTCAACCTGCTGCGGACGCGAATGGGCCTCGGCTCGCGCGATCGGCGCTTTCCCAAGAAGGGCACGATCACGGAGGCGATCAGCATGGCGCGCAACAAACGCCGCGAGCTCGGTGAGGAGATCGAACTCGATTTTCCGCATCTCGCCGAGCATCGCGACGACCTGGTGCGGCTCGCCGCCGCCTACGACGGCTACAAGCGCGAGCGCGGATTACTCGACTACGACGATTTGCTCTACCGGTTGGCCGAGCTGCTCGAGCAGCATGAAGGCGTGCGCCGCCGCCTCGGCGACACCTACCGCTATATCATGATCGACGAGTACCAGGACACCAACCTTATCCAGGCCGAGCTGGTGCGGCTGCTCGCTTCGACCCATCGCAACGTGATGGCGGTGGGCGACGACGCGCAGTCGATCTATTCGTTCCGCGGCGCCAACTTCCGCAACATCATGGACTTTCCCCAGATCTTTCCCGGCGCGCGCGTGGTCAAGCTCGAACAGAACTACCGCTCGCTGCAGGGCATCCTCGACGTCGCCAACGAGGTGATCTCGCGCGCGGCCGACAAATACACCAAGGTGCTCAGCGCCGAGCGCCGCGGCGAGTTCCGTCCACTCCTGATTCGCGCGCAGGACGAGCACATGCAATCGCGCTTCGTCGCCGAGCGCGTCCTCGAACTGCGCGAGCAGGGTGTCGAACTGGGCGAAATCGCGGTGCTCTTCCGCTCCGGCTTTCACTCGTTCGACCTTGAGCTCGAGCTGCAGCGGCGCGACATCCCGTTCATCAAGCGCGGCGGCTTCAAGTTCATCGAGACCGCGCACATAAAAGACGTGCTCGCGCACCTGCGCGTAGTCCTCAATCCCGCCGACGCCGTCTCGTGGCTGCGCGCGCTGATGCTGGTGCCCGGAGTCGGCCATCGCCGCGCCGAGCGTCTGATCGAGGAAATCGTCGCCGCACCCGAGCCCGAGCGGGCGCTGATGCGCGCGGCCGAGTCGATAGGATCCGCCGCGCGCCCGACCGGGAGTGGAGCTGCGGCGGCGGCCGCCGGGCGGCTCGCCGCGCTGCTGGCCGAGTTGCGGCGCGATAGCGGCGCGCGGCCCGCCGACCAGATCGCGCGGACGCTGGAGTACTACCTGCCGCTGATGCGCGAGAGCTATCCGGACGACTATCCCAAGCGCGAGCGCGACCTCGAACATTTCCAGACCATCACCGAGCGCTATCGCAGCCTCGAATCGATGCTGGCCGACGTGGCGCTCGAACCCCCTAGCGATTCGCTCGGCGACGTGCTCGCGGTCGAAGAGGACGAGGGCTATCTCACGCTCAGCACTATTCATTCGGCCAAAGGACTGGAATGGCGGGTCGTTTTTCTGATCTGGGCCGCCGACGGACGCTTTCCCGGGCCGCAGAGTGTCGGCGCGGAGGAACTGGAGGAGGAGCGCCGCCTGATGTACGTCGCCGGCACGCGCGCGCGCGACGAACTGTACATCTCGTACCCGATTTACATGTTCGATCGCGCGCTGGGATACACGCTCGGCCGCGTGTCGCGTTTCCTCGAGGACGTTTCGGCGGAATTCCTGCCGACCGCGTCGCTCCAGGAGTCCGATGAAGAGCCGTCCTAA
- a CDS encoding MaoC family dehydratase: MESIRFDDIEKLRSKISAEFSAWSKPIDVTQEKINQFAEVTGDHQWIHVDVERAKRESPFKTPVAHGFLTLSLVPAFEIPRDWNVTGFRNVVNYGANKLRFISPVPAGAKVQARSRVVAVEAKPQWTQVTTETQVQVVGQEKPALIYEGIFLYVK; encoded by the coding sequence ATGGAAAGCATCCGCTTTGACGACATTGAAAAGCTGCGCTCGAAGATCAGCGCGGAATTCAGCGCGTGGAGCAAACCGATCGACGTGACACAGGAAAAGATCAATCAGTTCGCCGAGGTCACCGGCGACCATCAGTGGATCCACGTCGATGTCGAACGCGCCAAGCGCGAAAGCCCATTCAAGACGCCGGTCGCACACGGCTTTCTGACGCTAAGCCTCGTCCCGGCCTTCGAGATCCCCCGGGACTGGAACGTCACGGGTTTCCGCAACGTGGTCAACTACGGCGCGAATAAGCTGCGTTTCATATCGCCGGTTCCCGCCGGGGCCAAGGTCCAGGCGCGCTCGCGCGTAGTCGCGGTCGAAGCCAAGCCGCAGTGGACGCAGGTGACGACGGAGACCCAGGTGCAGGTGGTGGGACAGGAAAAGCCGGCGCTCATCTACGAGGGAATTTTTCTCTACGTAAAGTGA
- a CDS encoding glucose 1-dehydrogenase produces the protein MDRLKGKVALISGGARGQGAAETRLFVKEGARVAIGDVLDAETRELSEEVNREAGARVTLPVRLDVTRAADWRAAVEACEREFGGLDILVNNAGILNVKGVGDTSEEEWDAVINVNQKGVWLGTKAAAPAMKKRGAGSIINISSIYGLIGSGGSAAYHASKGAVRLLTKTAAVEYAPFNIRVNSVHPGVIKTPMTDIFAEKDLDAIAALAPMKRAARPEEVGYVVLFLATDEASFVTGAEYVVDGGYTAV, from the coding sequence ATGGATCGTCTCAAAGGCAAAGTGGCGCTCATCTCGGGCGGCGCGCGCGGACAGGGTGCGGCCGAAACGCGGCTCTTCGTCAAAGAAGGCGCGCGCGTCGCGATCGGCGACGTGCTGGACGCCGAGACGCGCGAGCTCTCGGAAGAGGTTAATCGCGAGGCCGGTGCCCGCGTCACGCTGCCAGTCCGCCTCGACGTCACCCGCGCGGCCGACTGGCGCGCCGCGGTCGAAGCCTGCGAACGCGAGTTCGGCGGCCTCGATATCCTCGTCAACAACGCCGGGATTCTCAACGTCAAAGGCGTCGGCGATACCAGCGAGGAGGAATGGGACGCGGTCATCAATGTGAACCAGAAAGGCGTGTGGCTGGGCACCAAGGCCGCGGCGCCGGCGATGAAGAAGCGCGGCGCCGGCTCGATCATCAACATCTCGTCGATCTACGGACTCATCGGCTCGGGCGGTTCCGCCGCCTATCACGCGAGCAAGGGCGCGGTGAGACTGCTGACCAAAACCGCGGCGGTCGAGTACGCGCCGTTCAACATCCGGGTCAATTCGGTGCATCCGGGCGTGATCAAAACGCCGATGACGGACATCTTCGCCGAGAAGGACCTTGACGCGATCGCGGCGCTCGCGCCGATGAAGCGCGCGGCCCGCCCCGAAGAAGTGGGTTACGTGGTGCTGTTTCTCGCGACCGACGAGGCCTCGTTCGTGACCGGCGCCGAATACGTCGTTGACGGTGGCTACACCGCGGTCTAG